The Saccharomyces mikatae IFO 1815 strain IFO1815 genome assembly, chromosome: 13 genome has a segment encoding these proteins:
- the MYO5 gene encoding myosin 5 (similar to Saccharomyces cerevisiae MYO3 (YKL129C) and MYO5 (YMR109W); ancestral locus Anc_2.440) yields MAILKRGARKKAHQEPAKRSANIKKATFDSSKKKEVGVSDLTLLSKISDEAINENLKKRFMNATIYTYIGHVLISVNPFRDLGIYTDAVMNEYKGKNRLEVPPHVFAIAESMYYNMKSYNENQCVIISGESGAGKTEAAKRIMQYIAAASSTHTESIGKIKDMVLATNPLLESFGCAKTLRNNNSSRHGKYLEIKFNNQFEPCAGNITNYLLEKQRVVSQIKNERNFHIFYQFTKGASDAYRQTFGVQKPEQYVYTAAAGCISADTIDDLQDYQETLKAMRVIGLGQEEQDQIFRMLAAILWIGNVSFIENEEGNAQVRDTSVTDFVAYLLQIDSQLLIKSLVERIMETNHGMKRGSVYHVPLNVVQADAVRDALAKAIYNNLFDWIVGRVNKSLQAFPGAEKSIGILDIYGFEIFEHNSFEQICINYVNEKLQQIFIQLTLKSEQETYEREKIQWTPIKYFDNKVVCDLIEARRPPGIFAAMNDSVATAHADSNAADQAFAQRLNLFTTNPHFDLRSNKFVIKHYAGDVTYDIDGITDKNKDQLQKDLVELIGTTTNAFLATIFPDTVDRDSKRRPPTAGDKIIKSANDLVETLSKAQPSYIRTIKPNETKSPNDYDDRQVLHQIKYLGLQENVRIRRAGFAYRQVFEKFVERFYLLSPHCSYAGDYTWQGETLDAVKYILQDSSIPQQEYQLGVTSVFIKTPETLFALEHMRDRYWHNMAARIQRAWRRFLQRRIDAATKIQRTIRERKEGNKYEKLRDYGTKVLAGRKERRSMSLLGYRAFMGDYLSCNESKSKGAYIKRQVGIKEKVIFSIHGEALHTKFGRSAQRLKKTFLLTSTTFYIVGQTLIQNAMTYTQDYKIDVRNIQAVSLTNLQDGWLAINLTNSSQPDPLINTYFKTELITHLKKLSDGLQIKIGSTIEYQKKPGKLHSVKSQVNESAPKYGDIYKSSTISVRRGNPPNSQVHKKPRNKSSISSSYRASPSQTTKIPVSNTPFQRVPVAPASRNSKKPAPPPPGVQKKVTTKSRVPTSIPTSSKGNARPSPTAATAQVNRQDNIPPPPPPPPPASKPKEPMFEAAYDFPGSGSPSELPLKRGDVVYITREEPSGWSLGKLLDGSKEGWVPTAYMKPHSGNYSTPTPAPPPQKRTASQPVQNPMQQINTESVDVLSSANQASLGDGLANALAARANKMRLESDDEEANEDEEDDDW; encoded by the coding sequence ATGGCTATCTTAAAGAGAGGAGCTAGGAAGAAGGCACATCAGGAGCCTGCCAAACGCTCTGCGAATATTAAGAAAGCCACTTTTGATTCctcgaagaagaaagaagttgGTGTCTCTGATCTGACACTTCTTTCTAAAATCTCAGATGAAGCtataaatgaaaacttgaagaagaggttTATGAATGCTACAATCTACACTTATATTGGTCATGTTTTGATTAGTGTCAATCCATTCAGAGACCTTGGAATATACACAGATGCCGTAATGAATGAATACAAAGGTAAAAATAGACTGGAAGTACCACCACATGTATTTGCAATTGCAGAATCTATGTATTATAATATGAAATCTTACAATGAGAATCAGTGTGTTATTATTTCAGGCGAATCAGGAGCTGGGAAAACTGAAGCTGCCAAGAGAATTATGCAATATATTGCGGCCGCTTCTAGCACTCACACAGAGTCAATTGGGAAGATTAAAGATATGGTTTTAGCTACTAACCCTTTACTGGAATCTTTTGGTTGTGCGAAAACTCTGAGAAACAATAATTCCTCCAGACATGGTAAATATCTAGAAATTAAGTTTAATAATCAGTTTGAGCCATGTGCAGGTAATATTACGAACTACCTATTGGAAAAACAAAGAGTCGTGAGCCAgattaaaaatgaaagaaactTTCATATATTTTATCAGTTTACAAAAGGTGCTTCCGACGCTTATAGGCAAACCTTTGGGGTTCAAAAACCAGAGCAATATGTGTACACGGCGGCTGCAGGATGTATATCAGCTGACACTATTGATGACTTACAAGATTATCAAGAAACTTTAAAGGCTATGAGAGTTATTGGGCTTGGTCAAGAGGAACAAGACCAGATATTCAGAATGCTAGCGGCAATCCTTTGGATTGGTAATGTATCATTTATTGAGAATGAAGAGGGAAATGCACAGGTTAGAGATACCTCTGTAACCGATTTTGTTGCTTACTTATTACAAATAGACAGCCAATTATTAATTAAGTCACTAGTAGAAAGAATAATGGAAACCAATCATGGTATGAAAAGGGGGTCAGTTTATCACGTTCCTTTAAATGTTGTTCAAGCAGATGCAGTCAGAGATGCTTTAGCAAAAGCTATTTATAATAACCTATTTGACTGGATTGTGGGTAGAGTTAACAAATCTTTACAGGCTTTCCCAGGCGCTGAAAAATCCATTGGTATCCTTGATATTTATGGctttgagatttttgaGCATAATTCGTTTGAGCAGATTTGTATCAATTACGTTAATGAAAAGTTACAACAAATCTTCATTCAATTGACATTGAAATCTGAACAAGAAACTTACGAAAgggaaaaaattcaatggaCACCAATTAAGTATTTTGATAACAAAGTTGTGTGTGATTTGATTGAGGCAAGAAGACCACCTGGTATATTTGCTGCAATGAATGATTCTGTTGCGACCGCCCATGCCGATTCAAATGCGGCGGATCAGGCTTTTGCTCAACGTTTGAATTTGTTTACAACAAATCCACATTTTGATTTAAGATCCAACAAGTTTGTGATCAAGCATTATGCCGGTGATGTCACATATGACATCGACGGAATTACggataaaaacaaagacCAGTTACAAAAGGACCTGGTTGAGTTGATTGGTACTACCACTAACGCTTTCTTAGCCACAATTTTCCCTGATACCGTAGATAGGGATTCAAAAAGGAGACCTCCTACGGCAGGTGataaaattataaaaaGTGCAAATGACCTGGTGGAAACTTTATCAAAAGCACAGCCTTCATATATTAGAACAATCAAACCAAATGAAACCAAATCACCTAATGATTACGACGATCGCCAAGTCTTGCACCAAATTAAGTACCTAGGTTTGCAGGAAAATGTGCGTATAAGAAGAGCAGGATTTGCCTACAGACAAgtgtttgaaaaattcgtGGAAAGATTCTATCTACTATCTCCCCACTGTTCTTACGCTGGCGATTATACATGGCAAGGTGAAACCTTGGATGCAGTTAAATACATTCTACAAGATTCCTCTATTCCACAGCAGGAGTATCAATTAGGTGTCACTAGTGTCTTTATCAAAACACCTGAAACACTGTTCGCTTTAGAGCATATGAGAGACAGATATTGGCATAATATGGCAGCCAGAATCCAGCGTGCTTGGAGAAGGTTTCtgcaaagaagaattgatGCAGCTACTAAGATTCAGCGTACTATTAGAGAAAGGAAAGAAGGTAACAAATACGAGAAGCTCCGGGATTATGGTACAAAGGTTTTGGCTgggagaaaagaaagaaggtCCATGTCTTTATTAGGTTATAGAGCTTTCATGGGTGATTACCTATCATGCAATGAATCTAAATCTAAGGGCGCCTATATCAAAAGGCAAGTTGGtattaaagaaaaggtcATCTTTTCTATACATGGTGAAGCTTTGCATACAAAATTTGGCCGTTCTGCacaaagattgaaaaagacttttttattaactTCGACTACATTTTACATTGTTGGTCAGACTTTGATTCAAAATGCAATGACTTATACACAAGATTATAAAATTGATGTGCGGAACATCCAAGCGGTTAGCTTAACCAACCTACAGGATGGGTGGCTTGCCATTAATTTGACTAATTCAAGTCAGCCTGACCCATTAATTAACACATATTTTAAAACGGAACTAATAACGCATCTAAAAAAGCTTAGCGATGGACTTCAAATTAAAATAGGTTCAACAATAGAATACCAAAAGAAACCGGGAAAGTTGCATTCAGTGAAAAGTCAAGTCAATGAATCTGCCCCAAAGTATGGCGATATATATAAATCCAGCACAATATCAGTACGCCGCGGTAATCCACCTAATTCACAAGTGCATAAGAAACCGAGAAATAAGagttcaatttcttcaagttaTCGTGCCAGTCCCTCACAGACAACGAAGATACCAGTTTCGAATACTCCCTTCCAACGCGTACCTGTTGCTCCGGCGTCTAGAAATTCTAAAAAGCCTGCCCCTCCACCGCCAGGAGTGCAAAAGAAAGTCACTACGAAAAGTCGTGTTCCTACTTCTATCCCTACCTCCTCAAAAGGAAATGCCCGTCCTTCCCCAACTGCAGCCACAGCACAGGTCAATAGACAGGATAATATTCCGCCACCTCCTCCACCACCGCCACCAGCTTCGAAACCAAAAGAGCCCATGTTTGAGGCAGCTTACGATTTCCCTGGTTCAGGATCACCATCTGAGCTGCCTTTGAAAAGAGGTGACGTTGTTTATATCACAAGGGAAGAACCAAGTGGTTGGTCCCTTGGAAAACTTCTGGATGGTTCTAAAGAAGGTTGGGTACCAACAGCTTATATGAAACCACACTCTGGTAATTACAGTACTCCCACGCCTGCTCCTCCTCCTCAGAAGAGAACTGCTTCTCAACCTGTTCAAAATCCTATGCAGCAAATTAATACAGAATCTGTTGATGTTCTTTCATCTGCAAACCAAGCAAGTTTGGGTGATGGTTTGGCAAACGCTCTAGCTGCAAGAGCTAATAAAATGAGACTAGAAAGCGATGATGAGGAGGctaatgaagatgaagaggatgatGATTGGTAG
- the HFD1 gene encoding hexadecenal dehydrogenase (similar to Saccharomyces cerevisiae HFD1 (YMR110C); ancestral locus Anc_2.439), producing MSKISTMNLHYTSLSEIDEKVQISKTFFFEKQLKLSHESNPRKKDLEFRKLQLKRLYYAVKDHEEELIDAMYQDFHRTKLESVLSETTKLMNDILHLIEILPKMMKPQKVSDSSPPFMFGKTVVEKISRGSILIISPFNFPVLLALGPLAAALAAGNTVVLKPSELTPHTATIMEKLLTTAGFPNGLVQVVQGAIDETTKLLDCGKFDLIFYTGSPRVGSVVAEKAAKSLTPCVLELGGKSPTFITENFKTSNIKTALKRIFFGAFGNSGQICVSPDYLLVHTSVHSKVIEECKEVLNEFYPNFNETTDFTRMIQERAYKNATESLNSTNGCKILPLNTSIGPNASELCIIPPTVVYNIDWNDSLMKQENFAPILPIIEYNDLDETINKIIQEHDTPLVQYIFSDSTTEIEHILTRLRSGGCIVGDTVVHVGITDAPFGGIGNSGYGTYGGFHGFNTFSHERTIFKQPYWNDFTLFMRYPPINSQKEKLVRFAMERKPWFDRNGNDKWGFPQYFSVSVMIVLVGAICAHFY from the coding sequence ATGTCAAAAATCAGTACTATGAATCTACATTACACATCACTATCTGAAATAGATGAAAAAGTCCAGATTTCtaaaactttcttctttgagaaaCAACTAAAATTATCTCATGAAAGTAACCcaaggaaaaaagatttAGAGTTCAGGAAGCTGCAGTTGAAAAGACTTTATTATGCCGTGAAAGACCATGAAGAGGAATTAATTGATGCAATGTATCAAGATTTCCATCGGACAAAGCTTGAATCGGTCCTGAGCGAAACAACGAAACTTATGAATGATATACTCCACTTAATTGAGATTTTAccaaaaatgatgaaaccCCAGAAAGTGTCAGATTCCTCCCCTCCATTTATGTTTGGTAAAACTGTCgtggaaaaaatatcaaggGGCAGTATCTTGATCATCTCTCCTTTCAACTTTCCTGTACTTTTAGCATTGGGTCCATTAGCTGCTGCTCTTGCTGCAGGTAATACTGTTGTTTTAAAACCGAGTGAATTAACACCTCACACTGCCACCATCATGGAAAAACTATTAACCACTGCGGGGTTTCCCAATGGTTTGGTTCAAGTGGTACAGGGTGCTATAGATGAGACTACAAAATTGTTAGATTGCGGAAAATTCGACCTTATATTCTATACTGGTTCTCCACGTGTTGGTTCAGTAGTTGCTGAAAAGGCAGCAAAAAGTCTAACACCTTGTGTACTTGAATTAGGTGGTAAATCGCCTACCTTTATAACAGAAAATTTTAAGACCAGCAACATAAAGACTGCTTTGAAAAGGATTTTCTTTGGAGCTTTTGGAAATTCTGGACAAATTTGCGTGTCCCCAGACTATTTGTTGGTGCATACATCTGTGCATTCAAAAGTTATTGAGGAGTGTAAAGAAGTATTAAATGAATTTTATCcaaatttcaatgaaacTACAGACTTCACTCGGATGATTCAGGAGCGTGCTTACAAAAATGCTACGGAGAGTTTAAATTCAACTAACGGCTGCAAAATATTACCTCTAAATACTTCGATTGGCCCCAATGCTAGTGAATTATGCATTATACCACCTACTGTAGTTTATAACATTGATTGGAATGATTCTTTGATGAAACAAGAGAATTTTGCACCTATATTACCAATTATCGAGTACAATGATCTCGATGAGACCATCAACAAGATAATACAAGAACACGATACTCCATTAGTACAGTACATTTTCTCTGATAGCACAACTGAAATAGAACATATTTTGACGCGCTTAAGATCTGGTGGTTGTATTGTTGGTGATACCGTGGTTCATGTAGGTATTACCGATGCCCCCTTTGGAGGGATAGGTAATTCAGGTTATGGCACTTATGGTGGATTTCATGGATTCAATACCTTTAGTCACGAAAGAACGATTTTTAAACAGCCATACTGGAATGATTTTACCCTATTTATGAGATATCCCCCAATTAATTCACAGAAGGAAAAACTCGTCCGTTTTGCCATGGAGAGAAAGCCTTGGTTTGACAGAAATGGCAATGACAAATGGGGATTTCCCcaatatttttcagtatCTGTAATGATTGTTTTAGTGGGTGCCATTTGTGCCCATTTTTATTAA
- the EUC1 gene encoding Euc1p (similar to Saccharomyces cerevisiae YMR111C; ancestral locus Anc_2.437) — MPTREYNYAEGFSEYGSLDEDDSDREPEHRDHNSRNRAVATSPVGTSRHAALNRYMIPGHNINPLFRATEAVQPPIVPTSTSALTTESTSGLNHERVKEPPETNFNAFLISQLTKMEEQNSNLKEELSLMKKEQELFFLENQKKLEKGFKDINKYVEDVSAMKEVFKEVVGIMTGERIRFIDHTGENVTAQEAARIGNPSTIAQSNQSHSRLTSWQEYGMHASILAGDPRIKPEPGLSDFENGDYDDNNSDGSAIGDGVTTNNSSSTRSADDINGQHDGAGNENISRNGGGNVGTSYRLNRAIQNVTDAAREYFEGLPGQPSVLSLERRYGSTWRRSAKERTLFTKRMTIIKRIIDIKDDPSKYGLLLPDNKIKRNQAIKVVENIRLGNNTFKGHHCRLSMSQLYEYFSKKMDKLEDYSLTLKRRGKPRRIFLLEEREARLSLQQPHSIPNSTMSTPENDHDA, encoded by the coding sequence ATGCCCACTCGAGAGTATAATTATGCGGAGGGTTTTAGTGAATATGGCTCATTAGATGAGGATGATTCAGACAGAGAACCTGAACATCGGGACCACAACTCAAGGAATCGAGCTGTAGCCACAAGTCCAGTAGGTACATCAAGACATGCTGCATTAAATAGGTACATGATTCCAGGTCATAATATCAACCCTCTTTTCAGAGCAACAGAAGCTGTTCAGCCTCCCATAGTGCCTACATCAACCTCTGCATTGACAACGGAATCTACTAGTGGATTAAATCACGAAAGGGTAAAGGAACCTCCTGAAACAAATTTCAATGCATTCCTCATATCACAGTTGACCAAGATGGAGGAGCAAAATTCGAACCTAAAAGAAGAACTCAGtctaatgaaaaaagaacaagagcttttctttctagAGAACCAAAAGAAGTTAGAGAAGGGATTTAAAGACATCAATAAGTATGTTGAAGATGTTTCTGCAATGAAAGAAGTCTTCAAAGAGGTGGTTGGTATTATGACGGgagaaagaataagatTCATAGATCATACCGGAGAAAATGTTACTGCCCAGGAAGCTGCTCGTATTGGAAATCCATCAACTATTGCACAAAGTAATCAGAGTCACTCAAGACTAACGAGTTGGCAAGAATACGGTATGCATGCAAGCATATTAGCCGGTGATCCTCGTATCAAGCCTGAACCAGGGCTATCTGACTTTGAAAATGGTGACTATGACGATAACAatagtgatggtagtgCTATTGGCGATGGTGTTACTACAAACAACTCCAGTTCCACTCGTAGCGCTGATGACATTAATGGCCAACATGATGGAGCTGGAAACGAAAATATTAGCAGGAACGGAGGAGGGAATGTCGGAACGTCTTATAGACTAAACCGTGCTATCCAGAATGTTACAGACGCAGCTCGTGAATATTTCGAAGGTTTACCGGGACAGCCGTCAGTTCTTTCCCTTGAGAGAAGGTATGGCTCTACTTGGAGACGATCTGCCAAAGAAAGAACTCTATTCACTAAAAGAATGACCATCATCAAGAGAATAATTGATATAAAAGATGATCCAAGTAAATATGGTCTGTTGCTCCCggataataaaataaaaaggaatcAGGCTATCAAAGTTGTGGAGAATATCCGATTAGGAAACAATACGTTCAAAGGACATCATTGTCGATTATCAATGTCGCAGTTATACGAATATTTCTCCAAGAAAATGGACAAACTGGAAGACTATTCGCTCACTTTAAAGAGAAGAGGTAAACcaagaagaatttttttgttggaagAGAGAGAAGCGAGACTATCATTACAACAGCCACACAGTATACCCAATTCTACTATGAGCACGCCAGAAAACGATCACGACGCTTAG
- the MED11 gene encoding Med11p (similar to Saccharomyces cerevisiae MED11 (YMR112C); ancestral locus Anc_2.436): MQPPYIQERLKSLNNIENQLCSMLQEASQVTFIFGELKRGNESVKPQFENHVKQFYELLDESTTNLRKEIQLLDENVGTRLLPINVNKKALGQDTEKMEEQLNLLSVILDSSKSK; encoded by the coding sequence ATGCAACCGCCATATATACAGGAACGCCTTAAGTCACTCAATAATATAGAGAACCAGTTATGTTCCATGCTGCAGGAGGCATCGCAAGTCACGTTCATATTTGGTGAATTGAAACGTGGCAATGAATCGGTGAAACCTCAATTTGAAAACCATGTTAAGCAGTTTTACGAACTACTGGACGAATCCACTACAAATTTACGTAAAGAAATACAGCTGCTGGATGAGAATGTTGGGACGCGATTACTCCCTATCAACGTCAACAAGAAGGCCCTGGGCCAAGatacagaaaaaatggaagaacAACTGAATTTGCTGTCTGTGATATTGGATTCTTCGAAATCAAAATAA
- the FOL3 gene encoding dihydrofolate synthase (similar to Saccharomyces cerevisiae RMA1 (YKL132C) and FOL3 (YMR113W); ancestral locus Anc_2.435), producing MAIELGLSRITKLLEHLGNPQNSLRVLHVAGTNGKGSVCTYLSSVLQQKSYQIGKFTTPHLVHVTDSITINNKPIPLERYQDIRLQLEALNKSHSLKCTEFELLTCTAFKYFYDVQCQWCVIEVGLGGRLDATNVIPGSNKACCGITKIGLDHESFLGNTLSEISREKAGLITEGVPFAVIDGTNEPSVIKVVKDRCRALGCKLFVTDSQLNGNIIETKAWGCFNLEELPLNGEYQIFNLRVAVGMLDYMQINGLIDINKNEVIARLAKVDWPGRLYRMDYRYDNLSNRTLSILMDGAHNGSAAIELAKYLRKEYGDQPLTFVMAVTHGKSLEPLLQPLLRPVDRIILTQFNNVEGMPWIHAADPKEIKSFISTHGYTSDVAIESDLHRVLPSLAYVSEEQRRPIVVCGSLYLCGELLRIHNSHL from the coding sequence ATGGCTATTGAATTGGGACTTTCTCGTattactaaactactagAACATTTAGGCAATCCGCAAAACTCACTGAGAGTACTGCATGTTGCAGGGACGAATGGTAAGGGTTCAGTATGCACTTACCTATCCTCTGTATTGCAACAAAAGTCCTAccaaattggaaaattcaCCACTCCACATTTAGTGCATGTTACCGATTCCATTACAATCAATAATAAACCTATCCCATTAGAAAGGTATCAAGATATTAGATTACAGTTAGAAGCTCTAAACAAATCACACTCCTTGAAATGTACAGAATTCGAATTATTAACATGTACCGCCTTTAAATACTTTTACGATGTGCAGTGCCAATGGTGTGTCATAGAAGTAGGCCTTGGTGGAAGACTTGATGCGACCAATGTTATTCCAGGCTCAAATAAGGCATGCTGCGGTATTACTAAAATCGGTTTGGACCATGAAAGCTTTTTAGGAAACACTTTGTCTGAAATTTCCAGAGAGAAAGCCGGTTTAATTACTGAAGGGGTTCCCTTTGCAGTAATCGACGGAACCAATGAGCCAAGCGTCATTAAAGTTGTTAAAGATAGATGTAGGGCTTTGGGGTGTAAACTTTTCGTTACAGATTCTCAACTCAATGGTAATATCATTGAAACTAAAGCCTGGGGTTGTTTCAACTTGGAAGAACTACCGTTGAATGGAGAGTATCAGATATTCAATCTTAGAGTAGCTGTGGGTATGTTGGACTATATGCAAATAAACGGACTTATTGATATTAATAAGAATGAGGTGATTGCGAGATTAGCGAAAGTCGATTGGCCTGGCAGATTATATCGTATGGATTATCGTTATGACAATTTGAGTAATAGGACATTATCCATACTAATGGATGGTGCCCATAATGGCTCTGCAGCAATAGAGTTGGCTAAATACCTAAGAAAGGAGTACGGAGACCAGCCTTTGACCTTTGTGATGGCAGTAACGCATGGAAAAAGTTTGGAGCCGCTACTTCAGCCGTTATTACGGCCAGTGGATCGAATAATTCTTACTCAGTTCAATAACGTAGAAGGCATGCCCTGGATTCATGCTGCAGATCCCAAGGAAATAAAATCCTTTATTTCAACTCACGGGTACACAAGTGATGTAGCGATTGAGAGTGATTTGCATCGGGTATTGCCTTCTTTAGCATATGTATCTGAAGAGCAAAGACGACCAATTGTTGTGTGCGGTTCTTTGTATTTATGCGGTGAACTATTACGTATTCATAACAGTCATTTATGA
- the SMKI13G2380 gene encoding putative peptide hydrolase (similar to Saccharomyces cerevisiae YMR114C; ancestral locus Anc_2.434), with amino-acid sequence MCGRFALAYDSGDLISLLGEWNLPVNAPQDTSLNIQPSHDKDDTKDQTTISGKVFQAAYNISPTNYSAVYRPDTKAIQFMRWGLVPFWTKDASQFKTYRTFNARLENLQQSKMWMRPCEKKRCAVLMSGHFEWKTIGKKKIPYFISRRDGKLMFVAGMYDYVEKEDLYTFTIITAQGPKELEWLHERMPCVLEPNTHSWDAWMDVNKTEWSTEELLMLLKPEYDESKFQFYQVTNDVGKTTNTGERLIKPLLKENADMFSVKKEKKEAFFKIDNEQGVGNEKDDELVKGGNVYKQKQDLKGNYCDVAKNEEQEETTRLGEGTISDRVKKEETNELHKGEGREKKRNIVNMLGNQKDSRGNKKVKK; translated from the coding sequence ATGTGCGGTCGCTTTGCCTTAGCATATGACAGCGGAGATTTGATCAGTCTTCTAGGCGAATGGAATTTGCCAGTAAATGCGCCTCAGGATACCTCGTTGAACATCCAACCTTCACATGATAAAGATGATACCAAAGATCAGACCACTATTAGTGGGAAGGTATTTCAAGCTGCTTATAACATTTCACCCACAAACTATTCCGCTGTATATCGTCCCGATACTAAAGCTATTCAATTTATGAGATGGGGTCTTGTACCCTTCTGGACTAAAGACGCTTCACAATTTAAGACTTATCGCACCTTTAATGCTCGCTTAGAGAATCTACAACAGAGTAAAATGTGGATGAGACCCTGTGAGAAGAAAAGGTGTGCTGTACTCATGAGCGGACATTTTGAATGGAAAACCAtaggaaagaagaaaataccCTATTTTATCTCAAGACGAGACGGAAAGTTGATGTTTGTAGCAGGGATGTATGATTATGTGGAAAAGGAAGACCTATATACGTTCACCATAATTACCGCACAAGGTCCCAAAGAGCTAGAGTGGCTGCATGAAAGAATGCCTTGCGTGTTGGAACCTAACACTCATAGTTGGGACGCGTGGATGGATGTGAACAAGACAGAGTGGAGCACTGAAGAACTATTAATGCTATTGAAACCAGAGTACGATGAGTCGAAGTTTCAGTTTTATCAAGTCACCAACGACGTGGGGAAGACTACCAACACTGGAGAACGACTAATCAAGCCCCTTTTGAAGGAGAATGCAGATATGTTCAGCgttaagaaagaaaagaaagaagctttttttaaaattgaCAACGAACAAGGTGTtggtaatgaaaaagatgatgagTTAGTCAAAGGCGGAAATGTTTATAAACAAAAGCAAGATCTGAAAGGGAATTACTGTGATGTTGCGAAAAACGAAGAGCAAGAGGAGACAACTCGACTAGGCGAAGGAACTATAAGTGATCGTGtaaagaaggaagaaacaaatgaaCTGCATAAAGGAGAGGGAagggaaaagaagagaaacaTCGTAAATATGTTGGGAAACCAAAAGGATTCTAGAGGCAACAAAAAGGTGAAGAagtga